Part of the Halostella litorea genome is shown below.
TCACGCCCAGCAGCACCGTTCGGAGGAACTCGCGGTCGGCGATGACTGCGTCGCCGACCGTGTCGAGGACGGCCTGTGCTTCCTCGTTCGCGTCGGGGACTTCCATGGTCCCCGTCCGCACGGCCCCGATTTATTTTTGGTGATCGTCGCCCCGCGGCCGAACCGAAATCCATAAAGTCGGCAACGGTGAAGCGCCTGATGGAGCCGAGGTAGCCTAGCCCGGCCAAGGCGGTTGCTTCGAGAGCAACTGTCCGCAAGGACTCAGGAGTTCAAATCTCCTCCTCGGCGCTTTCTACGACCCTCGCCGGTGAGAGCCGTCAGTGGCGGCGTGGGACCACTCGCGTCAGAACAGCGGGTCCAGGTCCTCGCCCTGGTCGCCGATCAGTTGCTCCTCGGCTTTCTCCTGGCCCTGGCGCTGGCCCTCGATGTTGTCCTGGGTCTCGTTGGCGATGATCTGGAGCTTCTTGATGCGCGGGACCTCCGTGACGCCGGAGAGTAGCACCGCCGCGGCGACGGAGTCCGACCTCGTCGGGTAGTCGCCTCCCCGGACCTCCATGGAGCCGGTCTCCTCCTCCAGCCAGCGGCGGCCCTCCTCGATGCCCTTCCGGCTGAGGTGGGCCGGCGGGCCGGCGACGACCGACAGCGAGCGCTCGGCGCTGTCGACGTCGCAGGGCAGCGTCAGTCGACCCAGCGTCGCCTTGCGGACGAGGCTGGTGATCCGGTTCGTCGCCTCGCTCGGGTCGGGTTCGGCGTTCGACCCGCCGCCGGTGAACCGCGAGAGCAGGCCGCCCTCGTCCTCGGGGACCAACTCCTCCGAGGCGTAGCCGACCGCCGAGACGCCGCTTGCCTCCAGCGTGTTGACGATCTCGCTGGCGTCGACGACGCTCTCGGCGACAACGTCGCCGCCGCCGGTCTCGCCGGCCGAGAACAGCACGCCGAAGCGGCGTGCGATCTCCTGGTTTATCTCGTCGTAGCCGGCGGTCAGCGTCTCGCCCGACTTCCGCCAGGCGTCGTTGTCGAACACCAGCAGGTTGTCCACCTCGCGGACGAACGTCTGGAACGAGCGGGCGGCGTTCAGCGTGTAGATGCCCCCCTCGTCGGTCGCCGGGAGGACGCCGAGCCCGTAGACGGGGGTGGAGTAGACGCGCTGGAGTTCCTTGGCGATGACCGGCCCCGCGCCGCTGCCGGTGCCGCCGCCGAGCGCGGCGACGACGAGGAACGCGTCGACGTGGCTGACCGGGACGTCGTCGGTCGCGGCGACGACCTCCGTCGACTCCTCGGCGGCGATCTCCGCGCCGAGTTCGTTGTCCGCCCCGACGCCGTGGCCGCCGACGCGGGATTGGCCGATGAGGACGCGGTTGTCCTCCGGGACGTACTGCAGGCCCTGCAGGTCCGAGCGGGCCGTGTTGATCGCCGTCGCGGCCGTGATGAAGTCGGCCTCGGCCCGCTGCTCGTACGCGAGGAACTCGTCGACGATCTTGCCGCCGGCCTGGCCGACTGCGATGAGTGCTAACTGCATAGGTCTCCCGTGGGAGGTGCCAACACCGACTCGTATGATAGTACGTCACAAGATGTGGCCGGTCCGTTCCGGGATAGTTACCAGTCTGTCAGGCAGCGGCCGCCCCAGCGGACGAAAACGGGAACGCTGATCGTTGGGACGGAAGAAACAGGAGCTGGTTTCGTCGCTTCGTCGGGGGTCGAAACGCCGATAAAATCGCTACCGCGTCTATCGAGTCGGCGGGGTCGACCGCTTACGCGTCGTCCTCGTCGTCAACGTCTTCGAAATCGGCGTCGACGAACTCCTCGTCGCCGCCCGCACCGCCGGCCGGGCCGCCGCCCATGCCGCCGGCACCGCCCGCGCCCGCACCGCCCGCGCCGGCCTGGGCCTGCTGCTGGTACATCTGCTTGCCGATCTCCTGCAGTTCGGAGCTCAGGCTCTCGGTGGCGTCCTCGATCTCCTCCTTCGTCGCGTCGTCGTCCTCGAGGACGGCCTCGACGTCGTCGATCTTTGCCTCGATGGACTCGCGGAGGTCGGCGTCGACCTCCTCCTCGTTTTCCTCCAGCAGCGACTCGGCACGCTGGACCGAGGCCTCGGCCTCGTTGCGGGCCTCGATGCGCTCGCGGCGGCGCTGGTCCTCCTCGGCGTGCTCCTCGGCTTCGGCCTGCATCTGGTCGATCTCGGCGTCGGAGAGGCCGGCACCGCCCTCGATGGTGATCTCCTCGCTCTCGCCGGAGCCCTTGTCCTCGGCGGAGACGTTGACGATGCCGTTCTCGTCGATGGAGAACGTCACCTCGATCTGGGGCGTCCCGGCGGGGGCCGGCGGGATGCCGGTCAGGTGGAACTCGCCGAGCAGTTCGTTCTCCTCGGCGATCTCGCGCTCGCCCTGGAACACGCGGACCTGCACGGAGGTCTGGTTGTCCGCGGCCGTGGTGAATATCTTCGACTCCTCGGTCGGGATGGTCGTGTTCTTCTCGATGAGCCGCTCGAAGATGCCGCCCTTGACCTCGATGCCCAGCGAGAGGGGCGTCACGTCGAGCAGGACGATGTCGTCGACGTCACCGGAGAGGACGCCGCCCTGGATCGCCGCGCCCAGCGCGACGGCCTCGTCGGGGTTGACGTTCTTCTTGGGCTCCTTGCCGGTGAGCTCCTCGACCTGCTCCTCGACCTGCGGCATCCGGGTGGAGCCGCCGACGAGCAGCACCTCGTCGATGTCGTCCTTGCCGTAGCCGGCGTCCTCGAGGGCCTGCTCGGTCGGCTCGACGGTGCGCTCGATGAGGTCGGCCGTGAGCGACTCGAACTTCGCGCGGGTGAGGCTCTGTTCGAGGTGGATCGGGCCGTCGTCGGTCGCCGTGATGAACGGCAGGTTGATCTCCGTCTCCTTCCGGCTGGACAGTTCGATCTTCGCCTCCTCGGCGGCGTCCTTGAGGCGCTGGAGCGCCTGCCGGTCCTCGCGGAGGTCGATGCCGTGCTCGTCCTGGAACTCGTCGGCCAGCCAGTCGATGATGGCGTGGTCCCAGTCGTCGCCGCCGAGGTCGTTGTCGCCGTTGGTCGCGACGACCTCGTAGACGCCGCCGCCGAGATCGAGAATAGAGACGTCGAACGTGCCGCCGCCGAGGTCGTACACGAGCACGGTCTGGTCGGACTCGTCGTCGAGGCCGTACGCCATCGAGGCGGCCGTCGGCTCGTTGACGATGCGGTCGACCTCGAAGCCGGCGATCTCGCCGGCGTCCTTGGTCGCCTGGCGCTGGCGGTCGTTGAAGTACGCCGGCACCGTGATGACGGCCTTCTCGACCTCGTCGCCCAGGTACTCCTCGGCGTCGCGCTTGATCTTCTGGAGGATCATCGCCGAGATCTGCTCGGGCGTGTACTCCTCGTCGTCGATCTCGACGGTGTAGTCCTCGTCGCCCATGTGGCGCTTGATGGACTGGAGCGTCCGCTCGGGGTTCTGGACGGCCTGGTTTTTCGCCGGCTTCCCGACGAGTCGCTCGCCGTCGTCCGAGAACGAGACGACCGAGGGCGTCGTCCGCTCGCCCTCGCTGTTGACGATGATCTCCGGGTCACCGCCTTCCATCACTGCGAACGCGCTGTTTGTCGTCCCCAGGTCGATTCCGAGAATCTTGTTACTCGCCATCTTGAGCGTTGTTTGCTGGTTCGGCGGTATAACTCTTGCTACACTCGGTGAGCGGGCCGAATAAAACTACGCGAACGGGGCTGGATTAAACAAACCGGCGGCGGTTCGAGCGGGGCGGTTTTATAAGCGTCAGGCGGCCCCGTCGTCAGCGTCGCCGTCCCCGTCGTCGCCGGCATCGTCGTCCGATTCGTCGACCGCACCGTCAAGTTCGATCGCCTCGTCGTCGTCTGCCTCCGCGTCGGCGTCGTCTCCGTCGGCCCCGTCGTCAGCGTCGCTCTCGTCGGCGTCGCCCGTGCCGTCGCTGACGGTCACCTGCGCCGTGCGCAACACCTTGTCGCTCATCTCGTATCCGGGCGTGTACACCTCGGCGATGGCGTCGGCCGGCTGGTCGCTCTCGACGCGCATCATCACCTCGTGGCGCTGCGGGTCGACCTCCGAGCCGGGGTCGGGGTCGATCTCGGCGACCTCCTCGTCCTCGAGGACGCGGTCGAACTCCTTCAGGGTCATCTCGACGCCCTCGCGGATGCTCTCGACGTCGTCGTGGTCGTCCTCGACCGCGCGGTTCAGGTTGTCCCGGACGTCGAGCAGGCGCTCGACGAGGTCCTCGGTCGCGCGGTCGCGGATCTGGTCCTGGCGCTTTTTCGCCCGCTTCTTGTAGTTCTGGAAGTCCGCCTGCTTGCGCTTCAGGCGGTCCTCCAGGTCCTCGACGTCCTCGTCGCGCTCGGCGAGTTCGTCCTCCAGTTCCGCGGCCCGCTCCTCGTACTCGTCGCGCTCGGCCGCCAGTTCGTCGACGCGGCGGTCGAGTTCGACGGCCTTCTCCAGCAGCCGGCGCACGTCCGCGCCCAGTTCCTCGTCGTACTCCGCGACCGCCTCCGGGAGCTGCTCGCTGATGGTCGTTCGCTCCTTGTCGGAATCCGACTCCGCAGCGGCCGCCTCGGCTTCGACGTCGGCTGTCCGGTCGCCGTCGTCCGCCGGAGCCGCCGCGTCCGTGCCCTCGTCCTCGCTCATGAGCGAACGAAGCCGTCGGGCGGGTTTAGTTTTTTTCAAGCGCCCGTCGCGGACGGGGCCGGCGCGGGGTGGCCGCGCCCGGCGCTGGCGTCCGGCACCGAAGGGGGAGCGATAAATGCCGGCGGTCCCAACGGCCGCGCGTGAGCGGCCTCACGCTGCGCTTCGAGGACGGGACGGTGCGCGTCGACGGCGACGGCGACTGCCCGCCGTTCGTCGAGCGCGACCCCCGCTCGGGAACCCGCCGGGCGTCGGCCCACCGCTACGCCGACCTGCGGGACTGGCTCGACGAGCGCGGCGTCGCCTACGACGACCGCGTCCTCGACACGGAGCCGCTGTCGGGGCTGGACTCCGCGTACGAGCTCCGCGAGTACCAGGCCGACGCGCTCGCCGCGTGGCGCGACGGCGGGAACGCCGTCGACGGCGCGGACGCGGCGGCCCGCGGCGGCCCGCGCCGCGGCGTCCTCGAACTCCCGACCGGCAGCGGGAAGACGGTGATCGCCATCGCGGCCATCGAGGAACTGGCGACGCCGACGCTCGTCGTCGTGCCGACGATCGACCTCCTCCAGCAGTGGCGGCGCGAACTCGAACGGGAGTTCGACCGCCCGGTCGGCCAGCTCGGCGGCGGCGAGCAGCGCGTCGAGGCGCTGACCGTCTCGACGTACGATTCGGCGTACCTCCGGGGCGACGACGTCGGCGACCGGTTCGGGCTCGTCGTGTTCGACGAGGTCCACCACCTCGGCGGCGAGGGGTACCGCGAGATCGCCCGCCTGCTCGCCGCGCCGGCGCGGCTGGGGCTCACCGCCACCTTCGAGCGACCGGACGACGCCCACGAGGTCGTCGAGCGCCTCGTCGGCCCGGTCGTCTACCGGATCTCGGCGGAGGAACTCGCGGGCGAGCACCTCGCGCCGTACGACGTCAAGCGGATCGCGGTCGAACTGACCGACGACGAACGCGAGGAGTACGAGCACAATCAGGAGACGTTCACCGACTACCTCGCCCGCTCGAACGTCGAACTGCGGAGCGGGAGCGACTACCAGGAACTCGTCAAGCGGTCGGGGTCGGACCCGGAGGCGCGCGAGGCGCTGCTGGCCAAGCAGCGCGCCCGTGAGATCATGATGGGCAGCGAGAACAAGGTCACCCGGCTCGCCGGGATCCTCGACGACCACCGCGACGACCGCGTCATCGTCTTCACCGCGCACAACGAGCTGGCGTACCGCATCTCCGAGCGGTTCCTGATCCCGGCGGTCACCCACCGCACGAGCGCGGCCGAGCGCCGGGAGGTCATCGAGGGGTTCCGCGACGGCACGTACTCGCGGGTCGTCACGTCGAACGTGCTGGACGAGGGCGTCGACGTGCCGGACGCCAACGTCGCAGTCGTCCTCTCGGGCAGCGGCAGCGAGCGGGAGTTCACCCAGCGGCTCGGCCGGATCCTCCGCCCGAAGGCGGACGACGGCTCGGGGCTGGGGGAGCGCGCGCTGCTGTACGAGGTGGTGAGCGAGGGGACCGCGGAAAAACGAGTCTCCGCCCGGCGGCGCTAGGGGCCGTCGACCGACTCCCAGCGCGGGCTGATGCTCCGGCTGTCGGCCGCCAGGTACTCGTCGCGGGTCACGTCGAAGACGAACTCGTAGGTCACCCGCTCGCCGGGGTCGAGCCGGACGGTGCGGCGCCGGGCGTACGTCGTCCCGTCGGCGGTGATCTCGTAGACGAGCACCGCGGCCCGGCGCTCGGCGTCGGTGTTCTCCAGCGTCGTCGTGACCGTCATGTACCCGTCCTCGGTCTCGCCGTACGACGTCTCGCGGAAGGCGAACCACCGGCCGGGGCTCGGCGTCGTGCCGACGGTGATGCCGCCGGGGTCGACCGGGGTGGACTCGGCCGTCGGCGTCGGGTAGTCGCCGGGCTCGGGCGGGCCCTGCCGGCGGCTCCAGCCCTCCTCGTTGCGCCCGCAGCCGGCGAGGCCGGCGGCGCCGAGCGCGGCGAGCGACCGCAGGAGTTCCCGCCGTTGCATACGCGAGGGGTCGGGGCAGGGGGACGTATGTCTTGTGACCTCGGCCGGCCGCCACGGGGACCGCACCCGGCACCCGACCGCTTTTTTCCCTGGCCCGCCGACACCCGGGCGGATGCTGACGAAGGACCTCCTGCGCGTCTCGCGGGCTGGCGGCGGCTACTCCCCGCAGTTCGCCGACCGGGCACACCGGCCGCTCGCCGCGAAGGCCCTCGGGACGTTCCAGGGCCACGTCGGCGAGGAGCGGGCGGACCTGGACGACGCGCTGACGGCGCTCGAACGCGAGGCCGACGACTTCAAGCTCGTCCGGGGGTTCGCGCACCTGCTGGGGCGGGAGGCGCGGTTCGAGACCCGCGCGGGGGTCGACCCCGAACGGGCGCGCCGCGAGGCGTTCGCCGCCGGCGAGGCGGTCGGCGTGGTCACCGAGGCCGAGCGCGGGACGGCGCTGTCGCGGGCGGCCGACGCGCTCGGGACCGACCCCGACACCGTCGAGACGGCGCTGTACGCCGACCGCGAGGACCGGCAGGTGCTCGCCGCGTTCGACGCGCGCTGGTCGCCCGACGAACTGGTCGCGCAGTACAACCTCTCGCTGGCCCAGACCGCGCTGTTCGACGCGACGGAGGTCCGGGCGCGCTCGTCGGACCCGAAGGCGCTCGTCTCGGCGGTCAAGCGCCTCCGCCTGATGTACGAGGTGGTCCGGCTCGACGGCGGCGAACGCGAGGTGGTCGTGACGGGGCCGACGCGGCTGTTCCGGTCGACGCGGCGCTACGGGACGCGCTTCGCCCGCCTCCTGCGGACGCTGGCGAAAGCCGAGGAGTGGCGGCTGACCGCGACGATAGACGACCGCGGCACCGAGCGCGAACTCCGGCTCTCCTCCGACGACCCGGTGCGGGTGCCCGACGCCGAGCCCGTGACGGAGGTGAGCTACGACAGCGGCGTCGAGGCCGACTTCGCCGCGCGGTTCGAGTCGCTGGGCCTGGACTGGGACCTGGTCCGCGAGCCGGAGCCGCTTGCGGCGGGGTCGCGGGTGATGATCCCCGATTTCGCGTTCGAGTACGCCCACGCCGACTTCCGCGTCTTCTTCGAGATCATGGGCTTCTGGACGCCGGAGTACGTCGAGAAGAAGCTCGCGCAACTGGACGCCGTCGACGACGTCGAACTCCTCGTCGCGGTCGACGAGAGCCTCGGCGTCGGCGAGGAGATAGTCGCCCGGGACCACCGCGCGATCCCCTACGCCGGGAGCGTGCGGATCAAGGACGTGCGCGACGCGCTCCGGCGCTACGAGGACGAACTGGTCGCCGAGAGCGCCGCGGCGCTCCCCGCCGAACTCGCGCCCGAGGACGACGTCGTGACGCTCGCCGAACTCGCCGAGCGCCACCGCGTGGGCGAGGCCGCCGTCGAGGGGAAGGCGTTCCCCGAGCACGAGATGGTCGGCCGGACGCTGGTGCGGCCCGCGGTACTGGAGGGACTCGCCGGCGAGATAGCCGCGGGGATGTCGCTGTCCGAGGCCGAGGCCCTGCTGGACGAGCGCGGGATCGACGACGCGAGCGCGACGCTGTCGAGGCTGGGCTACCGCGTCGAGTGGGAGGGGCTGGGCGGCGGGACGGTGCGGGAGCGGGAGTAGCGGTCGCGGGACTAACCGGCCGTCAGAACTCCCGCCGACGGCCCTTCGGCACGCGCGACCGGAGTTCGCCGTGGACGTACAGGCCGACGCCGAGCGGCGCGTCGCCGCCCGCGAGTTCGTGGGCCGCGATGAGGTAGCCCCAGTCGCCGTCCCAGTCGAGTTCCTGGTCCTCGCCGGCGACGAACCGCGTCGCCTCCTCGCGGGAGAGGCGGATCACGTTCCGCTCGGCGCGCTCGCCGAAGCGCTGGACGGCCTCGGTCGTGGGCTTCCAGTGTTCCTGCCGGGTGCGCATGAACGTCATACCGAGGCCCTCCACCTCGACCGGGGAGTCGACGTCGCCGGCGAATATCCAGACCTTCCCCGCGCCCTTCTCCCAGAACGTGTGGTCGGCGAAGGTTTCCGGTGGGACGCCGAAGCGCTCGTCCCACCAGTCGACGATCTCCCGCCGCGAAGCGCGACCCTCGACCTCGCGGTCCTCGGGGGTCGCCGGAAGGCGGTCGAACCGGTTCCCGTCGTTTTCGCTCATGCGCCCACCTCCAGTTTCGCCACGAAGAAGCCGCCGGTGTCCTGGAAGTGCGGGTAGATGCGGGCGGCCTTGCGGACGCTGTCGTCGTACGTCTCGCCGTCCCACTCGGTGACGCCGGGGATGCAGTCGACGTCGAGGCCGTGGTCGACCAGCCGGCAGTCCTCCTCGCGGAGGACGTGGTCGAGCACCCCCTCGTTCTCCTCGGGGGCGAACGTGCAGGTGGAGTAGACGACGGTGCCGCCCGCGCGGGTGGCCTGGACGGCCCGGCGGAGGATCCCCTTCTGGACGCCGGCGACGCCGCGGACGTGGTCCATCGTCCACCCGTCGAGCGCGTCGGGGTTCTTGCGGATCGTCCCCTCGCAGGAGCAGGGCGCGTCGACCAGCGCGCGGTCGAACTCCCGGCCGCCGAAGGGCTTCAGCGAGAAGTTCCGGGCGTCCTGGTTGGTCACCGCGACGTTCGTCACGCCGAGGCGCTCGGCGTTCGAGCGCAGCGCCGAGAGGCGGCCGAGGTTGCTGTCGTTGGCGACCAGCAGGCCGCGGTCGTCCATCAGCGCGGCGAGGTGGGTGGTCTTGCTCCCCGGCGCGGCGCAGGCGTCCCAGACGCGCTCGCCCGGTTCCGGGGAGAGCGCCGTCGCGGGCAGCGCGGACACCTCCTCCTGGCCGTGGAGCCAGCCGTGGTAGTACGGCCAGGTGTTGCCCGGGCGGTCCGTGTCCACCGTCATGACGCGGTCGTTCCAGGCCGCCTGCTCCCAGCCGACGCCCTCGGCGTCCAGCGCCGCGGTCGCCCGCTCGACCGACGCCTTGATCGTGTTGACCCGGACGGCCGAGGGGAGCGGCCGCCGGCACGCGTCGAGGAACGCCTCGAAGTCGTCGACGAGGGGCCGATACCGGTCCAGTGGGTCCATTACGCCGCCGTTCGCCCGGCGGTCGCTTGTGGGTTTCGGAGCGGCGGTCGGACGGCGGCGGAGCCGTCCGGTCGCTCCACCCCGCATCGTTAAGCCGCCGCCGCGGGACATTCGGAACATGGCTCGCGTCAAGATCCGGACTGACGGCGTCGACCTGGACGAACCGTGGCTGGTCGAGGGCATGCCCGGCGTCGGGCTGGTCGGGAAGATAGCGACCGACCACCTGGTCGAGGAGTTCGACATGGAGTACTACGCGAGCGTTCACTGCGACGGCATCCCGCGGATCGCCGTCTACGGCGACGGCGACCGGACGGTCCGCCCGCCCGTTCGGCTGTACGCCGACGAGGAGCGCGACCTGCTGGCCCTCCAGAGCGACGTGCCGGTGTCGGCAAACGCCGCCCACGAGTTCGCCGCCTGCGTCACGTCGTGGATCGCGGACAACGACGTCACCCCGCTGTACCTGAGCGGCCGCCCGGCCGAGAAAGAGGGCGTCCCCTCCCTGTTCGGCATCGGGACGGGGGCCGGCGGCACGCTGCTCGACGAGCAGGGCATCGACCGGCCCGAGGAGAACGGCGCGATCGCCGGGCCGACGGGCGCGCTCGTCGGCCGGGCCGCCGAGACCGAGACCGACAGCGTCGCGCTGGTGGTCGAGAGCGACCCGCAGTTCCCCGACCCGGAGGCCGCCCGGGTCCTCATCGACCGCGGCATCGGCCCGCTGGCCGGCGTCGACCCGTCCGTCGACCACCTCGTCGACCGCGCCGAGGAGATCCGCAAGCAGAAGGAGGAACTGGCCCGCCGGATGCAGGAGGCCGGGGAGGCCGAGAGCTCGCAGGCCCAGCCGCTGCGGATGTTCCAGTAACCGCGCCGGGCGACGTGTCGCGGCCGCTACTGCCGGCGGCAGCCGGACCGGTGCAGCCGAACCCCGACCGCCGCCGGCGCAGACCGACCGACACTTCACGCTGGCGGTCGGACGGGGACGCATGAGCGACCTCGAAACCGCGGTCGACGAGTTCATCGACGAGGCCGACACGGTGTACGGCGAGTACGAACGGGGGTACATGGACGCCGACGCGGCGCTGTCGCGGCTGGAGACCCACCTCGACGAACTGCGCGAGGCGAGCGAGTAGCGCGCGGC
Proteins encoded:
- a CDS encoding tubulin/FtsZ family protein, yielding MQLALIAVGQAGGKIVDEFLAYEQRAEADFITAATAINTARSDLQGLQYVPEDNRVLIGQSRVGGHGVGADNELGAEIAAEESTEVVAATDDVPVSHVDAFLVVAALGGGTGSGAGPVIAKELQRVYSTPVYGLGVLPATDEGGIYTLNAARSFQTFVREVDNLLVFDNDAWRKSGETLTAGYDEINQEIARRFGVLFSAGETGGGDVVAESVVDASEIVNTLEASGVSAVGYASEELVPEDEGGLLSRFTGGGSNAEPDPSEATNRITSLVRKATLGRLTLPCDVDSAERSLSVVAGPPAHLSRKGIEEGRRWLEEETGSMEVRGGDYPTRSDSVAAAVLLSGVTEVPRIKKLQIIANETQDNIEGQRQGQEKAEEQLIGDQGEDLDPLF
- the grpE gene encoding nucleotide exchange factor GrpE, with translation MSEDEGTDAAAPADDGDRTADVEAEAAAAESDSDKERTTISEQLPEAVAEYDEELGADVRRLLEKAVELDRRVDELAAERDEYEERAAELEDELAERDEDVEDLEDRLKRKQADFQNYKKRAKKRQDQIRDRATEDLVERLLDVRDNLNRAVEDDHDDVESIREGVEMTLKEFDRVLEDEEVAEIDPDPGSEVDPQRHEVMMRVESDQPADAIAEVYTPGYEMSDKVLRTAQVTVSDGTGDADESDADDGADGDDADAEADDDEAIELDGAVDESDDDAGDDGDGDADDGAA
- a CDS encoding RsmB/NOP family class I SAM-dependent RNA methyltransferase, coding for MDPLDRYRPLVDDFEAFLDACRRPLPSAVRVNTIKASVERATAALDAEGVGWEQAAWNDRVMTVDTDRPGNTWPYYHGWLHGQEEVSALPATALSPEPGERVWDACAAPGSKTTHLAALMDDRGLLVANDSNLGRLSALRSNAERLGVTNVAVTNQDARNFSLKPFGGREFDRALVDAPCSCEGTIRKNPDALDGWTMDHVRGVAGVQKGILRRAVQATRAGGTVVYSTCTFAPEENEGVLDHVLREEDCRLVDHGLDVDCIPGVTEWDGETYDDSVRKAARIYPHFQDTGGFFVAKLEVGA
- a CDS encoding DUF790 family protein yields the protein MLTKDLLRVSRAGGGYSPQFADRAHRPLAAKALGTFQGHVGEERADLDDALTALEREADDFKLVRGFAHLLGREARFETRAGVDPERARREAFAAGEAVGVVTEAERGTALSRAADALGTDPDTVETALYADREDRQVLAAFDARWSPDELVAQYNLSLAQTALFDATEVRARSSDPKALVSAVKRLRLMYEVVRLDGGEREVVVTGPTRLFRSTRRYGTRFARLLRTLAKAEEWRLTATIDDRGTERELRLSSDDPVRVPDAEPVTEVSYDSGVEADFAARFESLGLDWDLVREPEPLAAGSRVMIPDFAFEYAHADFRVFFEIMGFWTPEYVEKKLAQLDAVDDVELLVAVDESLGVGEEIVARDHRAIPYAGSVRIKDVRDALRRYEDELVAESAAALPAELAPEDDVVTLAELAERHRVGEAAVEGKAFPEHEMVGRTLVRPAVLEGLAGEIAAGMSLSEAEALLDERGIDDASATLSRLGYRVEWEGLGGGTVRERE
- the dnaK gene encoding molecular chaperone DnaK, translated to MASNKILGIDLGTTNSAFAVMEGGDPEIIVNSEGERTTPSVVSFSDDGERLVGKPAKNQAVQNPERTLQSIKRHMGDEDYTVEIDDEEYTPEQISAMILQKIKRDAEEYLGDEVEKAVITVPAYFNDRQRQATKDAGEIAGFEVDRIVNEPTAASMAYGLDDESDQTVLVYDLGGGTFDVSILDLGGGVYEVVATNGDNDLGGDDWDHAIIDWLADEFQDEHGIDLREDRQALQRLKDAAEEAKIELSSRKETEINLPFITATDDGPIHLEQSLTRAKFESLTADLIERTVEPTEQALEDAGYGKDDIDEVLLVGGSTRMPQVEEQVEELTGKEPKKNVNPDEAVALGAAIQGGVLSGDVDDIVLLDVTPLSLGIEVKGGIFERLIEKNTTIPTEESKIFTTAADNQTSVQVRVFQGEREIAEENELLGEFHLTGIPPAPAGTPQIEVTFSIDENGIVNVSAEDKGSGESEEITIEGGAGLSDAEIDQMQAEAEEHAEEDQRRRERIEARNEAEASVQRAESLLEENEEEVDADLRESIEAKIDDVEAVLEDDDATKEEIEDATESLSSELQEIGKQMYQQQAQAGAGGAGAGGAGGMGGGPAGGAGGDEEFVDADFEDVDDEDDA
- a CDS encoding DUF7122 family protein, which encodes MSENDGNRFDRLPATPEDREVEGRASRREIVDWWDERFGVPPETFADHTFWEKGAGKVWIFAGDVDSPVEVEGLGMTFMRTRQEHWKPTTEAVQRFGERAERNVIRLSREEATRFVAGEDQELDWDGDWGYLIAAHELAGGDAPLGVGLYVHGELRSRVPKGRRREF
- a CDS encoding DEAD/DEAH box helicase, which gives rise to MSGLTLRFEDGTVRVDGDGDCPPFVERDPRSGTRRASAHRYADLRDWLDERGVAYDDRVLDTEPLSGLDSAYELREYQADALAAWRDGGNAVDGADAAARGGPRRGVLELPTGSGKTVIAIAAIEELATPTLVVVPTIDLLQQWRRELEREFDRPVGQLGGGEQRVEALTVSTYDSAYLRGDDVGDRFGLVVFDEVHHLGGEGYREIARLLAAPARLGLTATFERPDDAHEVVERLVGPVVYRISAEELAGEHLAPYDVKRIAVELTDDEREEYEHNQETFTDYLARSNVELRSGSDYQELVKRSGSDPEAREALLAKQRAREIMMGSENKVTRLAGILDDHRDDRVIVFTAHNELAYRISERFLIPAVTHRTSAAERREVIEGFRDGTYSRVVTSNVLDEGVDVPDANVAVVLSGSGSEREFTQRLGRILRPKADDGSGLGERALLYEVVSEGTAEKRVSARRR
- a CDS encoding proteasome assembly chaperone family protein; translation: MARVKIRTDGVDLDEPWLVEGMPGVGLVGKIATDHLVEEFDMEYYASVHCDGIPRIAVYGDGDRTVRPPVRLYADEERDLLALQSDVPVSANAAHEFAACVTSWIADNDVTPLYLSGRPAEKEGVPSLFGIGTGAGGTLLDEQGIDRPEENGAIAGPTGALVGRAAETETDSVALVVESDPQFPDPEAARVLIDRGIGPLAGVDPSVDHLVDRAEEIRKQKEELARRMQEAGEAESSQAQPLRMFQ